The genomic interval ACCTGACCCAGATGCACCTTCAGATCTTGAGAACGATGAACCGATCTACCTTGCACCTTTTATTCGATCCCGCGCTCTCTCTCACGGAACCTTCGGCATCTCCCACACGCGAGTTCCCACCGAATCGAGACCCGGCCATGTTGCGCTGATCGCGGGGTTGTATGAAGATGTTTCGGCAGTGACGACGGGCTGGAAACTTAATCCAGTGGACTTCGATAGCGTTTTCAATAGAAGCCGACATACGTGGAGCTGGGGAAGCCCGGATATTCTCCCAATGTTCAAAGAGGGCGCCGTTCCCGGAAGGATTGACGCAGACACATACGGAGAAGACGCGGAAGACTTCTCGGCTGATGCGACTAAGCTGGATATCTGGGTTTTTGATAAGGTTAAGGAGCTCTTCGCATCCGCAAAGAAAGACCCGGAGTTAGACGCGAAGTTGCGAGAAGATAAACTGGTCTTTTTCTTACATCTTCTTGGTCTAGATACCACAGGTCATGCCTACCGTCCCTATTCGAAAGAATATCTGCGCAACATCAAGCTGGTGGATAAGGGTGTGCAGGAAATCACGCAACTTGTGGAGGATTTCTATGGTGATGGCAAGACGTCATTTGTATTCACCGCGGATCATGGCATGAGCGATTGGGGAAGCCATGGGGACGGTCATCCTGATAATACTAGAACACCGCTAGTTGTTTGGGGCTCTGGCGTGGCCAGTCCCAGGTACACACACGAGGGAACCATAACAGGACATGAAGATGGAGTCTCAGCAAACTGGGGTCTTGATAGCGTTCAGCGCAATGATGTCGCACAGGCAGACGTCGCTGCCCTCATGGCCTATTTGGTTGGACTTGACTTTCCCACTAATTCCGTTGGACAATTGCCCCTCGGCTATTTAGATACCAGTCCTAAAGATAAGGCATTGGCTGCGCTTGCGAATGCACAGGGAGTTTTGGAAATGTATCGTGTTAAGGAAGAGCAAAAGCGGGACGCATTGTTACGGTACACACCGTTCGAGCCTCTTGCGGATAACGGCGAGACGTCCGTGGAGGCGCGTCTTGAAAGGATCAAGACCCTAATCTCGAACAAGTCTTATGACGCCTCAATTCAGCTGAGCTCTGAGCTCTTGCTTACGGCGTTGGAGGGCTTGCGGTACCTTCAAACGTATGATTGGCTCTTCTTGAGAACTATCGTCTCTCTGGGGTATTTGGGTTGGATTGCATACGCTTTGACGACGGTGATCGATCTGCATGTCTTACACGGAAAATCCGAGTCGAATCGCACAACCTTTAGTATCATGTTCTTCTCATCTATCCTCGTTGCTCTCTTTTCAGTCTTACTGTATCAGGGCTCTTCATGGAGGTATTACCTCTATGCACTGTTTCCCATCTTTTTCTGGGAGGAAGTCTTCGCGCGGCGGAAAGCCTTGCTTGCTGGTCGTGAGATACTCTTGGGTCATGTCCATTCTGTAAGCGGGTACTTTGCATTCGCCATACAGCTGTTGCTGTATGTGGGTGTATTGGAGGCATTGGTACGTTGAGCTACCCCTCACTctttagtttattattagtacACGGCTGACAGTACCAACAGGTGCAATCCTATTTTCACCGGGAAATCTTCACAGTTTGCTTTATCTTGGGGGGTTTTTGGCCGATAACCTACGGTACAAAGTTCCTTGGCCAGCATAAGTTGCTTTCTGCATCATGGGCACTCGGTTGTTTCCTGATGAGCATTTTTACTCTCCTGCCTGCCAACAAAGTTGAggacatgatgatgatgtacgAGATGACCCCCCAGTGCTATAGTGCACCTCTGTTCAAGCAGATACTTACCTGACCTTTTTCGTGCAGTTCTTGTGGTTCCctgttgatgttcttgacGGGTCTACTGTATCTTATCTTTGAACGCTCTATCTTGGGACAAAAGCGCTCTTCTGATCCAAACTCTGCTGTCTCTAGCTGCGGCTCGCGAACTATTATGGGTGCGCAGGTATGGAAGCCCTCATCGATGCCAATCACACTAGATTCCCCTCTTTTGCGAACCACAAGTTCTCAGACCTTTCATGTTTTTCATTTTGTGACTAATTCTATCCAGGTCGGTATGATTCTCCTTGCCTTGATTGTAACCAGGTCAAGTGTGGCATCTCTTCAGGCCAAGCAGGGTCTCCCTCTTGGAAACCAGGTTCTTGGGTGGGCTATCTTGGGTGAGTGCTGTCtcgtcttttcctctctcaaTCTTTTCCATTTAGTCGCGCAATCCCTCATCGGATAACGAAGGACATGTTAGAACTAATCTCAAATGAATGTAGTTTCTTCGCTCCTGTTGCCATTTCTTCACCGTCTGTACCCCAACAGTCACTACCTCCACCGATTGATGGTTATCTTCCTTACCTTTTCTCCGATCTTCATTATCCTTACCATCTCATACGAAGGCTTATTCTACTTTGTCTTCTGCATGACTCTCCTAGCATGGGTCCGGCTGGAGCAGGCCATATACATTCATACTACGGCGCCGACTAGAGAGCAGGATCATAGTGTGGCAAACGGCTCTCTACCCGCGAAGAAACCCAGTACGGGAAATACGGTGGTAGTCGAAGGCCAACCCTACCGATACCGGACACTTAGCGTCTCCGATGCACGTGTGGcgctgttcttctttttcctccttcagTCGGGATTTTTCAGTACCGGAAATATCGCATCTGTATCCTCCTTCTCGCTGGACAGCGTTTACCGGCTTATCCCGATTTTTAACCCCTTTGCACAGGGCgcgttgttgatcttgaagcTTCTGATCCCATTTGCGATTATCAGCGCCAACCTGGGCATCCTCAACCACCGGCTAGAGGTTGCCCCCAGCGCTCTGTTCATGGTAGTGATGTCCATCTCAGACGTGATGaccttgaacttcttctaCATGGTCCGCGACGAAGGATCCTGGCTGGAGATTGGCACGACCATTAGTCACTTCTGCATTGCCAGTTTCCTGTGCACGTTCGTGGCAGTCCTGGAGTTTTTAAGTGAATTATTCATCAGTGGAGTGGACTTTGGCCACCCAGCCACCACCGTTGGATCCGCAGTTGCGAAAGCTGTCAATGGGTCCGTGGCGTGTGGACATTCTCCGGATTCTGATATATCCGGGGAGGATAGCACGAGCGTGGGGATCACCGCCAAGGCTGATCCGGATGCCCGTTCataaaagatattttgtACAATTCTCATCTAGATAGATTTCTTACATTTTATTATTACCTTAATACATTATTCAATGATCAGACTTGGTTGCGAGCCATCTGCATTGAACGCCATCGCGAGCGGTCTGATAAGCAAGCATGGTAATGAAAAGGAATGTAGATCGTCATGAGCCGAGGCATCACAAGCCAAAACGTGACGCAATTCCCATCTGGAGGTGTCAGCGCCTGGACCAACCCCCAAGCGCTCGTACCTGTCCGTCATCAGTGCAGAGTCCCAACTCGTGCCAAACTCTCCGAAACCTCCCTTGCCCATCAGCCTTAAGGTTTGGATAGATCCCGAAGCGAGATTGCGGGGAGCCAACCGCCTGGATTCCAGCGTGCCAATCGTGCTACCTGTCAGGCACGGCGAATGAGGCTTTGCTCGGGTTCTAATAACGCCGTTTGAGGAATTTCGGTATGGAGTGCGGTCAACGTCTGTGCGGAGGGGCGAGGATCCTACCCCGTCCGGGAAAGGACTGCGAGGGTGTGGGAAACGGGGTCTGGTGATAGGTGGGTGGCAATAACAGGTTGGATCTCGGGGGATGTGAGGTGCGCGTTCTGGGGAAAAGGATCTTGTCTAAGATTATCTGATTCGATATGCGGATGGAATACTGACAGAGTATATCGCATGATCAGACGTTCGTGCTTAGATTGAATTGCGTATTTCGTATCGTTAATCGTAGGAGCCGGCCCCGGCCCATAGCCCTAGTTACACATCCTGTCCATCCTTGCAGTTCATACCTTGATCCCCGGtccgggggggggggggacGCAGGAACAGAGTGCC from Aspergillus flavus chromosome 7, complete sequence carries:
- a CDS encoding putative GPI-anchor, whose translation is MARVGRVGFLTLAVVFHLMYAYSIFDIYFVSPIVSGMRSFGVEREASAEAPAKRLVLFVADGLRADKAFQALPDPDAPSDLENDEPIYLAPFIRSRALSHGTFGISHTRVPTESRPGHVALIAGLYEDVSAVTTGWKLNPVDFDSVFNRSRHTWSWGSPDILPMFKEGAVPGRIDADTYGEDAEDFSADATKLDIWVFDKVKELFASAKKDPELDAKLREDKLVFFLHLLGLDTTGHAYRPYSKEYLRNIKLVDKGVQEITQLVEDFYGDGKTSFVFTADHGMSDWGSHGDGHPDNTRTPLVVWGSGVASPRYTHEGTITGHEDGVSANWGLDSVQRNDVAQADVAALMAYLVGLDFPTNSVGQLPLGYLDTSPKDKALAALANAQGVLEMYRVKEEQKRDALLRYTPFEPLADNGETSVEARLERIKTLISNKSYDASIQLSSELLLTALEGLRYLQTYDWLFLRTIVSLGYLGWIAYALTTVIDLHVLHGKSESNRTTFSIMFFSSILVALFSVLLYQGSSWRYYLYALFPIFFWEEVFARRKALLAGREILLGHVHSVSGYFAFAIQLLLYVGVLEALVQSYFHREIFTVCFILGGFWPITYGTKFLGQHKLLSASWALGCFLMSIFTLLPANKVEDMMMISCGSLLMFLTGLLYLIFERSILGQKRSSDPNSAVSSCGSRTIMGAQTFHVFHFVTNSIQVGMILLALIVTRSSVASLQAKQGLPLGNQVLGWAILVSSLLLPFLHRLYPNSHYLHRLMVIFLTFSPIFIILTISYEGLFYFVFCMTLLAWVRLEQAIYIHTTAPTREQDHSVANGSLPAKKPSTGNTVVVEGQPYRYRTLSVSDARVALFFFFLLQSGFFSTGNIASVSSFSLDSVYRLIPIFNPFAQGALLILKLLIPFAIISANLGILNHRLEVAPSALFMVVMSISDVMTLNFFYMVRDEGSWLEIGTTISHFCIASFLCTFVAVLEFLSELFISGVDFGHPATTVGSAVAKAVNGSVACGHSPDSDISGEDSTSVGITAKADPDARS